The following proteins come from a genomic window of Cytophagales bacterium:
- the hutH gene encoding histidine ammonia-lyase gives MASSTHNISNQPLTFEKIDEIITNNYKLKLSDQASGRIVKCRKYLENKIVTSSEAIYGINTGFGALQKKNISHDDLNKLQINLVQSHACGVGEEIPGEIVKLMLLFKIQSLSYGHSGILLKTVERLIDFYNHEIYPVIYEFGSLGASGDLAPLAHLALPLIGLGEVNYKNKKYTGLQIHEKLGWQPLHFQEKEGLALVNGTQFMIAYGVCCLLRSFRLSDTADTIGALSIDAFDCSISPLHELIHKIRPHNGQVKTAERCRKLLKGSEITKRPKKQVQDPYSFRCIPQVHGASKDTIEFVKNIFLTEINAVTDNPNIFPEEGLIISGGNFHGQPLALALDFLCIALAELGSISERRTYQLVSGSRGLPEFLVANPGLNSGLMMPQYTAASIVSQTKQLCTPASVDSIVTSNGQEDHVSMGANAATKCYKVVHNLEKILAIELLSASQALEFRRPLKTSPELEQIVKNFRKNVPFIENDRVLHYDIVKSVDFISLLKEPDR, from the coding sequence ATGGCATCATCAACCCATAACATCTCCAATCAACCCCTGACTTTTGAAAAAATAGATGAAATAATTACCAACAATTATAAATTAAAATTATCCGACCAGGCTTCCGGCCGGATTGTAAAATGCCGGAAGTATCTGGAAAATAAGATTGTTACTTCATCGGAAGCGATCTACGGTATTAACACGGGTTTTGGGGCGCTTCAAAAAAAGAATATTTCACATGATGATTTAAATAAGCTCCAGATAAACCTGGTGCAATCCCATGCCTGTGGGGTAGGAGAGGAGATACCCGGGGAAATCGTCAAACTAATGCTATTGTTTAAGATACAGTCTCTTTCTTACGGCCATTCAGGAATACTGTTAAAAACTGTGGAGCGGCTCATTGATTTTTATAATCATGAAATTTATCCTGTAATATATGAATTTGGCTCATTAGGCGCTTCCGGTGACCTGGCTCCACTTGCTCATTTAGCCTTGCCCCTTATAGGATTGGGTGAAGTTAATTATAAAAACAAGAAATACACCGGGTTGCAAATACATGAAAAGCTGGGCTGGCAGCCATTACATTTTCAGGAAAAAGAAGGCCTTGCCCTTGTAAACGGCACACAATTTATGATCGCTTATGGTGTATGTTGCCTGTTGAGATCATTTCGTCTTTCAGATACAGCAGACACCATTGGTGCATTATCCATAGATGCTTTTGATTGTAGCATCAGCCCGTTGCATGAATTGATCCACAAGATAAGGCCGCATAACGGGCAGGTAAAAACGGCAGAAAGATGCAGAAAGTTATTGAAAGGAAGTGAGATAACAAAAAGACCCAAAAAGCAGGTACAAGACCCCTATTCATTCAGATGTATTCCGCAGGTACATGGAGCCAGTAAAGACACTATTGAATTCGTAAAAAATATCTTTTTAACTGAAATAAACGCAGTAACTGACAATCCGAATATTTTCCCTGAAGAAGGTTTAATTATTTCCGGTGGAAATTTCCATGGACAGCCTTTAGCTTTAGCCCTGGATTTTTTGTGTATAGCATTGGCAGAATTGGGTAGTATTTCAGAACGCAGAACCTACCAGCTCGTTTCGGGTTCACGGGGACTACCTGAATTTCTTGTTGCCAATCCGGGACTCAATTCCGGCTTGATGATGCCCCAATATACCGCTGCTTCAATCGTCAGCCAGACCAAACAATTATGTACACCGGCTTCCGTTGATTCTATAGTTACCTCCAACGGGCAGGAAGACCACGTGAGCATGGGCGCCAATGCCGCAACAAAGTGTTACAAAGTGGTTCATAATCTTGAGAAAATACTTGCTATCGAACTTTTGAGCGCCTCACAGGCGTTGGAATTCAGAAGACCGCTTAAAACTTCTCCGGAGCTTGAGCAAATAGTCAAAAATTTTAGAAAAAATGTTCCCTTTATTGAAAATGACAGAGTTTTACACTATGATATAGTTAAATCGGTTGATTTTATTAGTCTATTAAAAGAGCCTGATCGTTAA
- a CDS encoding class I SAM-dependent methyltransferase: MKFIISYVLRKIPRSYLQLFGYIAVKVVAPFFIGNKVECPVCKSRFRKFLPYGRVKPRENALCPHCLSLERHRLMWLYLEKRTNFFHPLRRAVLHIAPERCFIKRFEAISTIDYITADLESPWAKIKMDIHDIPFEENTFDVIFCNHVLEHVDDDKKAMRELCRVLKPDGWAIMQPFINTKLEKTYEDPAITTPKEREKAYWQADHLRMYGLDYKERLENEGFSVKVDDFAKGLGMDLIKRYGLVEGEKVYVCTKAHGT; encoded by the coding sequence ATGAAATTCATTATTAGTTATGTTCTAAGAAAAATTCCCAGAAGCTACCTACAGCTCTTTGGCTATATTGCTGTAAAGGTCGTTGCACCCTTTTTTATTGGTAATAAGGTTGAGTGTCCTGTTTGCAAAAGTCGTTTTAGAAAATTTTTACCTTATGGAAGGGTCAAACCAAGAGAAAATGCGTTATGCCCTCATTGTTTATCGCTCGAAAGGCACCGGCTGATGTGGCTTTATTTAGAAAAGAGAACTAACTTTTTCCATCCCCTTAGGAGGGCTGTTTTACACATAGCGCCTGAGCGCTGCTTTATTAAAAGATTTGAAGCAATATCAACGATTGATTATATCACGGCAGACCTGGAATCTCCATGGGCAAAAATAAAAATGGATATCCATGACATACCTTTTGAAGAAAATACTTTTGATGTAATATTTTGTAATCATGTGCTGGAGCACGTAGATGATGATAAAAAAGCGATGCGGGAGCTTTGCAGGGTTTTAAAACCTGATGGTTGGGCAATCATGCAGCCCTTTATAAATACAAAACTGGAAAAAACATACGAGGATCCTGCTATCACTACACCTAAAGAAAGGGAAAAAGCATACTGGCAGGCAGACCACCTGAGAATGTACGGGCTTGATTATAAGGAAAGACTGGAAAATGAAGGATTTAGTGTGAAGGTAGATGATTTTGCGAAAGGGCTGGGCATGGATCTGATAAAAAGGTATGGTTTGGTGGAGGGGGAGAAGGTTTATGTATGTACGAAAGCACATGGCACATAG
- a CDS encoding HAD family hydrolase: protein MADSSYQNLQKHQFDRSWTLFLDRDGVINKKIDKDYVRRWEQFEFLPDVLESIHLLSKRFGKIIIVTNQRGIGLKLMTKENLEKIHALMLEKIKSAGGSIDKVYYCPHLDEDHCNCRKPSTGLALQAKKDFPGIDFKRAIMVGDSQRDMEMGEKLGMITMFLAHHEYSGRSAPTYDFCFDKLISFAKGLYK from the coding sequence ATGGCTGATTCATCTTATCAAAATTTACAAAAACACCAGTTCGACCGATCCTGGACATTATTTTTAGACAGAGACGGAGTGATCAATAAAAAGATAGATAAAGATTATGTGAGAAGGTGGGAACAATTTGAATTCCTGCCTGATGTATTGGAGTCTATTCATTTATTATCTAAACGCTTTGGGAAAATAATAATTGTCACCAACCAAAGAGGTATCGGCCTAAAGCTCATGACAAAAGAGAACCTGGAAAAGATACATGCCCTGATGCTTGAAAAGATAAAATCTGCCGGGGGCAGCATTGATAAGGTATACTATTGTCCTCACCTGGATGAAGATCATTGTAATTGCAGAAAACCCAGTACCGGCCTGGCTTTACAGGCAAAAAAAGATTTCCCCGGTATTGATTTCAAAAGAGCTATAATGGTTGGTGATTCTCAGCGGGATATGGAAATGGGGGAAAAGCTTGGAATGATCACGATGTTTTTAGCGCATCATGAGTACTCGGGACGCTCTGCACCAACATATGACTTTTGTTTTGATAAGTTGATTTCGTTTGCAAAAGGGTTATACAAATGA
- a CDS encoding SIS domain-containing protein, with protein sequence MYKRVTEIINQSIEVKRLLLNDKALLNIIIKVTEQIVNALVQDKKALFCGNGGSAADAQHIASELSGRFYLDRQPLFAEALHVNTSYLTAVANDYGYDEIYSRLIKAKGRKGDILVGISTSGNSGNIVNAIQTANDLGLITVGLTGTTGGELKDSCQYLINIPSNDTPRIQEAHILVGHIICELVEKAMMED encoded by the coding sequence ATGTATAAGAGAGTAACAGAAATAATCAATCAATCCATTGAAGTAAAACGCCTGCTTTTAAATGATAAGGCCCTACTAAATATTATTATAAAAGTAACAGAGCAGATAGTAAATGCTTTAGTGCAAGACAAAAAGGCGCTGTTTTGCGGTAATGGGGGCAGCGCTGCTGATGCACAACATATAGCATCTGAACTTTCGGGCAGATTTTATTTAGACAGACAGCCGCTCTTTGCAGAAGCTTTACACGTTAATACTTCATATCTCACAGCAGTTGCAAATGACTATGGTTATGATGAAATTTATTCCCGCCTCATAAAAGCCAAAGGTAGAAAAGGGGATATCCTGGTAGGTATCTCCACTTCAGGTAATTCCGGGAACATTGTCAATGCTATACAAACTGCCAATGACCTGGGCTTGATCACTGTCGGACTTACAGGAACCACAGGAGGCGAGTTGAAGGATAGCTGCCAATACCTGATCAATATCCCTTCAAACGATACCCCCCGGATACAGGAAGCGCATATTTTGGTGGGGCATATAATTTGTGAGTTGGTGGAGAAGGCTATGATGGAAGATTAG
- a CDS encoding glycosyltransferase yields the protein MNISIIIPLYNEEDSLPELYDWIVRIMQAHNFSYEIVFVDDGSNDNSWKKIEGFCKNNKFIKGIKFRRNYGKSAALNCGFEVSEGDVVITMDADLQDSPDEIPGLYKMIRDDSYDLVSGWKKKRHDPLTKTIPSKFFNWTTRKMSGVKLHDFNCGLKAYRKEVIKSIDIYGEIHRYIPVIAKWSGFTRIGEKVVQHQARKYGVTKFGIERFMFGFLDLLSITFVSKFRKRPMHFFGTIGALSFLIGLMITLWIIGEKFYRIHYGLIARDIVDQPLFFLALLSMIIGTLLFIAGFLAEMINISTHKKGGYLINEKIGLELEEMPKMPKIKNN from the coding sequence GTGAATATCTCAATTATCATTCCCCTTTATAATGAAGAAGACTCTTTACCAGAATTATATGACTGGATAGTTCGTATTATGCAGGCCCATAATTTTTCTTATGAGATTGTTTTTGTGGATGATGGGAGTAATGATAATTCATGGAAGAAAATCGAAGGCTTCTGCAAAAATAATAAATTCATCAAGGGTATTAAGTTCAGGAGAAATTATGGGAAATCAGCAGCTCTGAACTGCGGCTTTGAAGTTAGCGAGGGTGACGTAGTGATCACTATGGATGCAGACCTGCAGGATAGCCCTGATGAGATCCCCGGTTTGTATAAGATGATCAGGGACGATAGCTACGATTTGGTTTCAGGGTGGAAGAAGAAGAGGCATGACCCGCTCACTAAAACCATTCCCAGCAAATTTTTTAACTGGACAACGAGAAAAATGTCGGGCGTTAAACTTCACGATTTTAATTGCGGCCTGAAAGCATATAGAAAAGAGGTGATAAAGAGTATTGATATTTACGGAGAAATACATAGATATATTCCGGTAATCGCCAAATGGAGTGGATTTACCCGCATTGGTGAAAAGGTGGTTCAACACCAGGCAAGGAAATATGGCGTTACCAAATTCGGTATTGAAAGGTTTATGTTTGGTTTCTTAGACTTGTTATCCATCACTTTTGTATCAAAATTCAGAAAAAGACCTATGCACTTTTTTGGTACCATAGGAGCTTTATCATTTCTAATCGGTTTAATGATCACACTGTGGATAATTGGCGAAAAATTTTATAGAATTCATTATGGTTTAATAGCAAGAGATATAGTAGACCAACCACTGTTTTTCCTGGCATTACTCTCAATGATCATTGGAACTTTATTGTTTATTGCAGGTTTCTTAGCTGAAATGATCAACATTTCTACACATAAAAAAGGCGGGTATCTGATTAACGAAAAAATTGGGTTGGAATTAGAAGAAATGCCTAAAATGCCTAAAATTAAAAATAACTAA
- a CDS encoding DUF4199 domain-containing protein, translating into MNNEFKDFVLKYGLIVGLLQVIIVLFSYLMGIEYMVSYWLAFFNIIIVVGAVIYCGVLWKRMNKGYLDFKYSFLTIFLVYAIASLIVVVFNIALYNVDPDLPDQIKEAAVEKVVTMMEKVGAPEESIDEAIDGIENSDSYSISSFMTGYIWSLLWGVIIALIGGAVIKKSRQ; encoded by the coding sequence ATGAATAACGAATTTAAAGATTTCGTTCTCAAATACGGGTTGATCGTAGGCCTGTTACAGGTTATAATTGTATTATTTTCTTATTTGATGGGAATTGAATACATGGTTAGCTATTGGCTGGCATTTTTTAATATTATAATTGTAGTTGGGGCTGTGATTTATTGCGGGGTATTGTGGAAACGAATGAATAAAGGTTACTTAGACTTTAAATATTCTTTTTTAACTATATTTTTGGTTTATGCAATAGCATCGCTAATCGTGGTGGTATTCAATATAGCATTATATAATGTTGATCCTGATTTGCCAGATCAAATCAAGGAAGCTGCAGTGGAAAAAGTGGTCACAATGATGGAAAAAGTGGGTGCACCCGAAGAGTCAATAGACGAAGCAATAGATGGTATTGAAAATAGCGATTCATACAGTATTTCATCTTTTATGACAGGCTATATTTGGTCTTTATTGTGGGGCGTTATTATCGCGTTGATTGGAGGGGCAGTTATTAAGAAAAGCAGGCAGTAG
- a CDS encoding DUF4199 domain-containing protein: protein MKLIKRSLIFGLYGGLAIILCFLILYFYQYDPLDKKLFFFKYIILVFCILAGIKIYRDKWNNKKLHLWEGLLCGLMINLTIALFSAIFVYLFLTFIDVEVLGRHIDEIVQWAESNKHLKPGTMSEDSFKELISKTKGTTIFDIALDDFEMYFVGIFFIFITAVLLRK, encoded by the coding sequence ATGAAATTAATAAAAAGATCATTGATTTTTGGCCTATATGGCGGTTTGGCAATCATCCTTTGCTTTCTTATCCTGTATTTTTATCAATATGATCCATTGGATAAAAAGTTATTTTTTTTTAAATACATTATTTTAGTATTTTGTATACTTGCAGGAATAAAAATTTATAGGGATAAATGGAATAATAAAAAATTACATCTTTGGGAAGGGTTGCTTTGCGGCTTAATGATTAACTTAACCATTGCACTATTTTCAGCAATTTTCGTTTATTTGTTCTTAACTTTTATTGATGTTGAAGTTCTGGGCAGGCACATTGATGAAATTGTACAATGGGCAGAATCCAACAAACACCTAAAGCCCGGCACGATGAGTGAAGATAGTTTCAAGGAATTAATATCAAAAACAAAAGGAACAACTATCTTTGATATTGCTTTAGACGATTTTGAAATGTATTTTGTTGGAATATTTTTTATCTTTATTACAGCAGTTTTGTTGAGAAAATGA
- a CDS encoding dihydroorotase, with translation MNILLSSVKIIDPRSTFHNQKHHVFISNGIIKNIGPPGKGDKKEYKVDKVIDSMNLVLSPGWFDMRVSLRDPGFEHKEDMVSGCLAAAYGGFTEIACLPNTNPVIQTKDVVANIKNRCADNLVEVYPIAGVSVDNKGLELTEMIDLHHAGAVAFSDGERPVWHTDVLVRALQYMRLFDGVLINHAEDMQLTQSGSMNEGKMNTMLGLKGMPKIAEELMIARDLKLLEYTESKIHFSHISTAGSVNLIKRAKAKGLRITCDIAAHQIAFDDTALSTFDTNFKVNPPFRNKEDIRALWKGLADGTIDAIVSDHSPQDEESKKLEFDLAEFGIIGLETAFAVINTYNRNLNLEHLIEKLTYNPRKILGIEIPKIEPGQVANLTLFDPDKEWTLTEENIKSKSKNSPFIGKKLKGKVVAVFNKRKTIINND, from the coding sequence ATGAATATTTTATTATCTTCAGTTAAAATAATTGACCCTCGTTCTACATTTCATAATCAAAAACACCATGTTTTTATCAGCAATGGAATTATTAAAAATATAGGTCCCCCGGGGAAGGGAGACAAGAAGGAATATAAGGTTGACAAAGTTATTGATTCCATGAATCTGGTACTTTCACCAGGCTGGTTTGATATGAGAGTATCGTTGCGCGACCCAGGTTTTGAGCACAAAGAAGATATGGTATCGGGGTGCCTGGCTGCTGCTTATGGCGGTTTTACAGAAATTGCCTGCCTGCCCAATACCAATCCTGTTATTCAAACGAAAGATGTTGTTGCAAATATAAAAAACAGATGTGCAGATAATTTAGTTGAGGTTTATCCCATAGCTGGCGTATCAGTTGATAACAAAGGTTTGGAATTGACCGAAATGATAGACCTGCATCATGCAGGGGCTGTCGCATTTTCTGATGGTGAAAGACCGGTATGGCACACTGATGTTTTGGTGAGGGCGCTGCAGTACATGCGTTTGTTTGACGGTGTGCTGATCAACCATGCTGAAGATATGCAATTGACACAATCCGGGAGTATGAATGAAGGAAAAATGAACACAATGCTCGGATTGAAAGGCATGCCCAAAATTGCAGAGGAGCTAATGATTGCAAGAGACTTGAAATTATTGGAATACACAGAAAGCAAAATACATTTTTCTCACATATCCACCGCTGGCTCTGTAAACCTGATAAAAAGGGCTAAAGCCAAAGGGCTTCGTATTACCTGCGACATTGCTGCACATCAAATTGCCTTTGACGACACAGCTTTATCCACCTTCGATACGAATTTTAAAGTAAATCCGCCATTTAGAAATAAAGAAGATATCAGAGCGTTGTGGAAGGGTTTGGCAGATGGTACGATTGATGCCATCGTTTCAGACCACAGCCCGCAGGACGAAGAAAGTAAAAAGTTGGAATTTGACCTGGCAGAATTTGGCATTATTGGCCTGGAAACCGCTTTTGCAGTTATAAATACCTACAACAGAAATTTAAACCTGGAACACTTAATAGAAAAATTGACATACAATCCCCGTAAAATATTAGGCATTGAAATACCCAAAATTGAACCGGGCCAGGTAGCTAACCTGACACTATTTGACCCTGACAAAGAATGGACTTTGACAGAAGAAAATATCAAATCTAAATCAAAGAACTCACCCTTTATTGGGAAAAAGTTGAAGGGAAAAGTTGTGGCGGTATTTAATAAGAGAAAGACAATAATTAATAATGATTAA
- a CDS encoding aminopeptidase: MQHFKKIIFSALIILLALTIWQYELISYALWMGYGQFKILYKAIPVAEATKDGSFPDSLKVRLQIVEQVRAYAIDSLGINDSENYTTVFDQKGKPVLWVLTACPPYKLKPYEWQFPLLGSFSYKGFFDHEKALGEEEKLKKEGYDTDVREAEGWSTLGWFKDPILSNMLLKSEGELASIIIHELTHATLYIKNDVEFNENLANFVGDKGALLFLKSKYGKDSRQYHEYNNNQADRKKIISHILDGAIKLDSLYSSYEVRSTNDEVSRVSGSSVLRHLKTRLIKQIVQNIDTISFNSYIYEQLFNEDLPNNTFFMSIKRYNEKRNIFEEEYSKKFDSDMKTYLEYLKNKFSY; encoded by the coding sequence ATGCAACACTTTAAAAAAATAATCTTTTCAGCGCTAATAATATTGCTTGCGTTAACCATCTGGCAATATGAGCTTATCAGCTATGCACTGTGGATGGGGTACGGACAATTCAAAATTTTGTATAAGGCAATTCCTGTAGCTGAAGCAACCAAAGATGGCTCATTTCCTGATTCTTTAAAAGTTAGGTTACAAATAGTTGAGCAGGTGAGAGCTTATGCCATTGATTCGCTGGGTATTAATGATTCTGAAAATTATACAACGGTTTTTGACCAAAAAGGCAAACCGGTATTATGGGTTTTAACCGCATGCCCACCATACAAGCTGAAACCATACGAGTGGCAATTCCCGCTATTGGGCAGTTTTTCTTATAAAGGTTTTTTTGATCATGAAAAAGCATTGGGCGAAGAAGAAAAATTAAAAAAAGAAGGATATGACACTGATGTTAGAGAAGCAGAAGGTTGGTCAACTTTGGGCTGGTTTAAAGACCCGATCCTGAGCAATATGCTGCTGAAATCTGAAGGAGAGCTTGCCAGTATCATCATACACGAGCTTACCCATGCCACGTTGTATATTAAAAATGATGTGGAATTTAATGAAAACCTGGCAAATTTTGTGGGGGATAAAGGTGCGTTGCTGTTTCTGAAGTCGAAATACGGCAAAGATTCCAGGCAATATCACGAGTATAACAATAACCAGGCTGACAGAAAAAAAATCATCTCACATATATTAGATGGCGCAATTAAATTAGACAGTCTTTATTCGTCATATGAAGTACGAAGTACGAATGACGAAGTATCCCGAGTATCGGGATCATCCGTACTTCGTCATTTAAAGACAAGATTAATCAAACAAATAGTTCAAAATATAGATACAATATCATTTAATTCGTATATTTATGAACAATTATTTAATGAAGATCTTCCAAATAATACATTCTTTATGTCTATCAAACGTTATAATGAAAAACGAAACATATTTGAAGAAGAGTACAGTAAAAAGTTTGATTCAGATATGAAGACTTATTTAGAGTATTTGAAAAACAAATTTAGTTATTAG